The Oreochromis niloticus isolate F11D_XX linkage group LG4, O_niloticus_UMD_NMBU, whole genome shotgun sequence DNA segment gatttaaaaaaaaaagaagaaaaaaaagaaaaaaaaaaaaagtcaatattCAATTTGCATCCACCAAACCACAAATATGACATTGCAACACTATTCAAAACCAGCAGAGTGAATTACTACTTTATGAAAATGATGAAATATCATAAAAATGCTTTAGTGACAAATCACTATGCATAAAGTGCTGCAAAGATAAAGTGTTTCCATTTGTATCGTTCCTGCATTCACTGAAGtttttaaacagcaaaaaaaccacaacaaaaaaaaaacaaacaaaaaaatacagtgagaaacaaaacacaactagTCAGGTAGAAAATGACAGGCAATAGGATAAAAAGGTGAACTCCCTCCATATCATCTGCAACATCATCTCCCTGTCTTTGCTCCTATGATGAGGGAACTCCAGGGACAGATACATCATACCATAACCTTTAATAGTTGAAGCTACGGTAATCATTAACACCGCGGAGGACCACTATGGGAACAGAGAGAGGAGCCATGAGGCAGAGCAGAGTTTGGTTTACTGCTAGTGCTTCTCTTCTGGGTATGTAAACCACAGCTGCACGGTTGTGTAGCAGTAGGGAGGTTTACATGATGACGCATGGAGCGCGGCTTTTGGTGATCTTCTGCAAAGGTTTGCCATCATAAGCATTCTGAATCGCGTTCATGACCTGTGCCAAGAAACACACAGCATTAATAACAGTCCGTTTTCTGTTCCTTCTGTTTGTTATTTCTTCCTGCTGTCTTACAATTTACACTTTATTCCCGCTCAGCTGGAGTGGAGCACTCACAATTTCCCTTTAagtgtacaatgacaataaagggctattctttTGTAATTGACATATGATAGGAAAACTGTATGCACAGTACTTACGTCATCCTCATAAGGGAATCCACCAGATTCAAGCTTGGAGAAGACCAGCTGCCCATTGATTTCAATCTCAAAGCTACCTATAATACCAAGAGCAGCAGAAATAGAGGACGTGAGAATGGCGCTTTGATGATCTAAGCTCACAATAAAGAGAGGGGTGGAATTTAAGGCTGGAGCTATGAACTCATGGTTTGTTTCATCTGATATGAAACAAAGCACGAGTTCCAGCTCCAGCTTTATCTGCAGCGATCAACGATGACTTACCGGTTCTTCCCACGACACCTGTCACGTCCGCATCGCTAAACTCACCCTTGACAACACGGGCGAGCTCACGATAGCGGGGTTCGTAACCTCATCCACcactaaatgaaataaaaacacaggtgCGTAAGAAAATCATACTAGCAAAAGCAAAATCAGCCCTCCTTACTCTAGGCTCAGGCTGCTGCCTGCGCAGGCACCTAGCTTAGCTATGAGCTAGCCAAAAGTGAAACTGTGTTTAAATTATGGAAAGACAACAGACAAAAAGTTaactaaaaatacaaagaaagtaCGTAATATGAAAGATAAATACCAATATTCCACTCTGACTTTGACCCCCATCGTCACCGATCCTCTAATGACCACAGAGCTCCGATCGCCTGCTTTGGTAACCACCGATTGTGTAAAACCAAACCGGAAGGGGGGCGGAGCTTATATACCCCACAAACCAAGGAAAACCCGGTCTGTCGAGAGAAGTCCGAGCACAGAGCTACACAatacatttctttctttataaagaaataatgttaacttaatttttttaaacattaaactttAACTTATTAGGTTATTTTGAATGGCTTAACCGGAAGTACGGCATGTAAATATCATTGGTaaagtgcagaaaaaaaagaaaataaaaaaaagcgtTAGTGTTACAAATTAATTATTTGAAGGCTAATTAGAGTTTTAGTTATTGTTTAGGGGTTTGGctgcacattttattttattcgcTCATTAGGCGAATAGAAGAATAAATAGaagcaggaaacagaaaaacctAAAATTTGCAGTTAATTTGAATAAAGGCATTTAGTTACATGGCGACAGTACAGGATCCAAAAAAAGAGTGTGATTATGgtgttacttttttatttttattttttatttttaaaatgtaatgtcCCGTGATTGCAAAATTacttattaaatgttttaaccCCCAAACCTCTCTGAGtattatgaaaaaaatacagtttgtgTGGAATAAATGATAAGTGGTTATTAGTGTTTATGGCAGGCGTGCCTCATTGCTGACTGCAGATGACCTTCAGACTCACACACTACCATGACTCCTTCAGTGTCTGCATTTTTCACACAGAGGCTGGAAACATGGAGCAGACATGTGAGAAAATGATGATTGTTTTATACATTACAGGCTTATAGACAGCACAGATTTGGAGATGGCAACTAGCAACCTGTCAACATGTAAGTGTTAATATCTGATTCTCCTTATTCACCACAAAACGTACACGATTATATCTGAAACCCACAATTGATTGATTTGTGATGTTTCCACGTTGTTGTGTTCATTTTTGTTCACTATAGTTTCATTGATAAGTAGCATGGAGTTTAATGCTCTTATGTAATACAGTGTTGATATGTTTCTAATAATCCATGATGAAAAAAGCCATAGTCAGCCATAAGGTATATAAGCTTTAATAAATTTTGCTTGCTTCATATTTACTCATTTTTTATACTTACCTCATATTCTAATAGCTGTTTCATTTATCCTTGGttaatttctctcttttttcgtTTGGAAGAAGTGTCTTTAAAGCGTCTTTTAGTGCAGTGCTGAATCAGGGGAAGCTGCACCCATCTGTGATTCAAAGTGGCCGCGCCCATAATAAAGCTTAGCTTTAAGGCCCTATCACAGAGAAAATGGATGTGTGATATCACTATTTACTCCCGCACAGTTATCAAGAAGGGGCTAATTAGTTGTAGAGTCTGAAATAATTTATCTTTATCAGGGTGAAAACATGTTTTGGGATCTCATAtacaaaaatacttttaaattaGTCTGCCTTCTTCTTGTTGTTTGAGATACATGCATTTCTGATTTCAGTCTTTTTGATATTTTATGTCATGGATGGGAATTCATCAACACATAAAAAAGAAGATTTTGTGATTAGCTTTAATACCTTCGTTTTCATTCTTGCCTCTTTTCCTTAATgtgtatttctatttttctttgttagtgGATGGTTGGTGTACGTCACAGTTAAAGATTGTCCTTCTTGGTGGCAGAGACTCTGGAAAGAATGCTGTAGGAAACTTAATCCTGGGTAAAGAAGAGTTTGGAACCAAAGAGAGGACTTTATGCTCCAGCAGGATTGGGGAAGTGGCCGGACTGTGGCTCACAGTTGTGAATGCTCCTGGCTGGTGGTGTGACTCCAGTGCTCAGAGCACACCTAAGCTGGTGAAGAGGGAGATCATAACCAGTGTTGCTCTCTGCTCACCAGGCCCACATGTATTCCTTATAATAATTAAGGCAACCTCTGTCTTCTCAGAGAAGCGTCGGAGGGCTTTGGAGGAGCACATGGCCCTGCTGGGTGACACGGTGTGGAGTCACTGCATGGTTGTTTTCACCTGTGCTGAGAAGTACAAAGACAAAAATCCTGAAGAGTATGTAGAAAGATGGGGAAAGGCCCTCCGCTGGCTCAGTGAAAAGTGCAGCCAGAGGTGTCACAGTGTTGTCCCGAGTGATAACTCTGAACGCACAGTGCTGCTGGCAAAGATACAGAAACTTGTCACAGAAAATGGAAACAGTGTGTTTGAAATGCAGGAAAAAATTTTACGAGTGAATcaagaggagaagagagagatggaggagagAACTCGGCTGAGGTTgatgaaaatgagaaaacagagagaaagtgaGTTGATTTTAAACTAtgaaatttattatttattattatttattatttatttattatctatTTTCCTTTCCACTTGGCTATTAAAGGGAAAGTCTCAAACAGTATGTTGCATGTTCTAGGGATTGTCTAGGCTGAAGACCTAAAGGCAAAGACAAGACAAAATAGTAGGTGATGTAGAAATAACTCAGGGTATGACATAAGAGAACATACAAAGACAACTCAACAAAGGCAAAGAACAACACAGAGATATCTACCTATTAGATGGATAGATGCAAAGGGATAAACGGCAACATTAAACAGCTGGGGGGGTCAAAGTAATTAACACATTTGTAGAAAACTCATATAAAGCCGACAATCttaaaggagggaaaacagaaaGTAAGAATAATCTCCAGTGAAAGAGGaaatgaggaaaaaacaaagtgctaacacagagacaaaaagacTCATAAAATGAGATAACAGTGAAAAGGGAAGACAGGAGAGAAAAGGGATTAATACTAAAACCAGATAATAAGGGAAACACTGAAGTGTGTTTTGGAAAACCCTTTGGGCAGTTTACGCCCTGACGCAACTGGCAGATGTCATGTAACCATTTTGCAAAACTCGAAACCACAAGAAGcagaagtttaaaaaacaaaaaacctaccATGCACAGATGTCATTTCTCCAACTCAACAACTCCAAATTACCCTTATTTGTTTCCCAAAATTGTGATAAAACCCATATAACATTTTTCCTAGAAACCCTTGCAATCTCATCCTCAACAAAACTTTTTATCTGTGCTTAAAATCACACGGTGTAGTCAGATAATGCACACGACCAGCTAAAATCATAAGCGCTGAGGACTGATTACACactaaaaaaacagaacacactgtTCACTACCCGTAACTGAGGTCTTACCAAATTCGCATGCTGTCTTGCACTTTACAAAAGTTAcaacacatgaaataaaaattgcCCTACAGCAAATTTAGAGTTACCAGTTAACTTTGCAGCATATCTTTTGTCTGTAGGAGGAAGCCATAGTTCTCAGACGGTGcaagctccacacagaaaggctccaGCTGACCACCTATAACCCTTTTGTTCATTACTAACCATAGTTGGCATCAACCCTTAACTTCCCTTTTCTGGCCTCACGCTCTCAACTGCTAAGCTGTATCAGTAGCAAgtgtgaacattttttttgtgttagTTGTGTTTCTCTTCTGCCTCACATTATGCATTATGCATTACGCATCACGAGTGAATCCCTTTGCCCAGTGTGTCATAGTGAGCTATTAGTGCATGGAGAATTTGGTTTAGACAATGGGAGTAAGTGTTTTAGTAATTAGGAAACAAGCTGTAATAGTATCAGTAATCTTCCAAAACAGCTGAGAGCTTTAAGAAAGAGGTTTTTTATATATTCTGTGATGAAACTAGAAAGTTCAGAAAGCTCAAAACACAGCTGCTTACCACAGAAAACAGTGTTGGCTACAAAGTGTATGTCCAAGAAACTTCCACTTACTTTGACTGCTTCTTTGCTGACCATCGCCACCTCAAATGTCAGCTGGAACATATActtaaaatgtgtctgtgtAGGTGTGTTTACTGTGTCGATATAAACACAGTCTACTTAACCAACCCTTGTTCTGCGTTCCTTCTCTCAGACAAGTCAAAGGGAGTTACTAACATCAGGATTGTGCTGCTTGGAGCTAAGGGTTCTGGGAAGACTTCAGCACTCAACACAATCCTGGCAAGAGAGAACAACCCTAAACCCATTAGGACAGTTCGTTGCCAGGCTGGACAAGAAATGGTGCTTGGGAGACTGGTAACTGTGGTGGACACACCAGGGTGGTGGATGAACTACTTCTATGATGAGAGCTCCAACTTTGATCGGGGGGAATTGGCGCTGAGTTCGTATTTTTGTCCTCCAGGACCTCACGTATTTCTGCTGGTGATCCGTGTGGACAGAGCCTTCACAGAGACCTACAGAAGAGCAGCGCAGGAGCATCTAGATATGATCGGTGAACACATCTGGACTCACGTTATCCTGCTGTTTAGTTTTGGGGACTGGCTCGGAGACACGCCTATTGAGCAGTACATTGAGAGTGAGGGAGAAGCTCTGCGGTGGATTGTTGCAAGATGTGGCAACAGGTATCATGTTCTGAACAGTAAAATGAAAGATAAGGAATTTCAAGTCAGGGAGTTGATTGCAAAGATTGAGAAAATCATCACTAGCTGTGACAATGGCTGCTATTATAAACTAGAGAGGAAAGTGTTGGACCAGCTGGAGGGGACGATgcgaagagagaaagagagagccagagaaagactaatgaagaagaagaaacaaaggCAGATGGCAAGATCTCAGCTTGGTGAGTTGGATAATTAACAAAGTCAACAAGATCTTGTTTTACTCATTTTAACAATATTTAATTTAGCAGTGTGATTGCTTTCTGTTTAGatttttagaaataaataaatacataacacTTCTGTTTGCCAGAGAACCTCGAACCTTTGACAGAGCTGAGAGTCGTGCTCATTGGTGGCCCCAAAACAGGCAAAAGCTCCTGTGGAAACACCATCCTCAGCAGAGACTGCTTTGACACGGCTGCTCAAACTACTTCCTGCACTGAAAGGCAGGGAAATATCTGTGGCAAGATGGTGGTGGTAGCAGACACACCAGGCTGCCTCTCTGTGACATCGGACTTCTTGAAGGCATCCTGTGCTATACTTTTGGTTGTTAATCTTAGCTCGTTGTTCAAAGATACCTGGAGGAAAACCTTGGAAAAAGAGCTGGAGGCAGGAGGAGATCAGTTATGGAGCAGATGTATGGTCCTGTTCAGCTATGGTGACATGCTGGGTGACACAAGTATCGAGCAGCACATTGAAAGTGAAGGAGAGCCACTGCAATGGCTTGTTGAGAAGTGTGAGAACAGATATCATGTTTTAGACAATAAGAACTGGGGAGATGGAGCTCAGGTTAAAGAGCTAATTGATCTGATGGAGGAGATGCTTGTTGATGAGGCTCTTCTTCACAGAGGTGATCACATGTGGAAAAGTGTTGCTTCAGCTCAAGAGCAGCAGATAGGCACAGAGCCACTGTATAAGAGGGCTCCAGAGGATTTCATGCGTAGCAGACCTGAGCAGTCCAATAACTGTGAGTAAACCTAGTGAAactatttcttttatatgtctTTTGAATTTGCCAAGGGGTTTAAAGACTATTAGAGTGCATTATGAGCTAATTTAAAtagtgaaagtaaaaaaaagggTACATAATAAACATCACAGTgggaaacacaaagaaagatACATTTTGTATGTGGTCTATGTGTTTAATACTGTTAATAAAAGATAGTGTGGACTTTTTGTTGCTCACAGGAAATCACATCAAGTGTTATTATTTCCTTCACAGTGCCTGAATCCCTCCCCTATCCATCACTGAACCTCTCAGAAGATCATTCTCAGTTAGTAGTATTACCAGCAGGAAGAACCATGGAGTTGGCTGGATGTATCATTGTGGACCAATATCGCTTCATGTCCTATATATTGTCTCTGCTTTCTGGCAAACAAGTACTGAGGTTGCCAAAAGTGGCTCAGCATGTCCCATCTCCTGCTCCTCACAACCACCCGAGAGTGAACAGTGAAAGTCTCATGGATCCCATCCCACGCAGACTTGAAACAACACATCTAGTTTCATCTCAGACACAGAACGAGGCATGCATAGAACAAGATTTGATCAGTGTGCAATCACTCTGCCATCCTGCACTGATAGAGCAGACTCTTAGAAGGGTCTCTGAGTCTGGAGGCCTGCAGACCTTCATTGATCAGTGGGGCAACAGCAGCCTGGAGGAGCTGGAAGCCTTCATTGACTTGCACTTTGAGATTGTGTGGGAAGAAGCCATGAGATCATGTCAGCTTCCTGAACCGAGCCACGCCGTGCCCAAGCAGGATAATGCTTTTGGGGAAGCTGGAGAGGAAGTGTTTGCATCCATTCACAGGAAACTTTCAAAGCTGGAGCTGCTTGAGGAGATAAAAAGGGATCTGGCAGAACAGAGAAAGTGTGTGGAGCAAATCTGGAGGATCATACAGCAACTTGCATATGAAATCACACAGGGCCGTAATAATACACGCCAATAAGGGGGTCTCAGTAATAACAGAAACAAAgatcaataataaaaacagagaacaGAAGAGAGAAATTGGTATTTTATTGAGTGAAAATTAATTCAGAAGCAGTTTTTGGGAGGTTTATGTAAATAACAAGAAAAACTAAAGCAGATTTTATGGTGTTTCTCCACAAGATGGAGCTATTGTATAAGGGAAGGTTGGGTAAACTATGTTCCTCTCCTTCATTTAACTCTTTTTCATGGAAAATATTAGAAATGGGTTATACAAATAGTTTCTGTCATCATTCATTAAATCTGATGTAACACACTGATGACTACACCTCCAGAAAAAACGATCGAAGGTTAAAAATTGTCAGAAAAATCAAGGCAAAAATTAAGATGCTGTTTCTTAAGTACACGTTTACCTATGGCATACTTAAAACAATATTCCAACTTCTATATAATAAAATGACAGTGTTTAGATTGTAGATTTACAATAGGCATCTTTAAAAATATGTCTAGTAGACAATGCCTCAAGTGAGCGCATTTTAAATAACTAATTATGAAAATTCTTGTTTAAATATGGAAAAAGACAGTTGAAGATCTTGATAATCACAACCTAATGTTGCACTTGTCCAAATATCTTTCTCTTTTTACTATAATACTATAAGAGCACAACTTAGGGAGGAATCTCTGTAGCGTTGTAGATGAAAGCAGAGAAGATTGTACATCTAAATAAAGAATATAGCTTCTTGCAGAATCGTTAAAGCCTGCAAAGATTTAGATTTGCTGTTTTTGCTTATGCAGGTGTCTCCACGTCTACTTCACCCAGTTTATATTCAGACACTCCAAAATCCAAGAATCTTACAATGGTTAACAACCAGGAAGTCAATCCTGCTTATTTTCTTTGCAGAGGAAATAGAGAAATTGCAAAGCTTACATTTAAAGTCTTCCCCCCCTCCAGTCTTTATCAAGGGCTTTCAAGTgagtcacacacagacagaatgcAGAGGCTAATAGGGCTCTGGCAAAGTAATGCTGTGAAAGTCCACTGCTTTCAAGGCTAACTCTCAGATCTTTCCAAATATACATGTATGCCAACACCAGGAGGCGGGTAGCAATTTTTGATGTAGGTAAAGATTACTGATGTGTATGCTGAACCTAGATGTAAATATGAAACAGCGATATATCTGACATCTGAGGCATCAAAAGTCTGGTGTGTTCATTCTTCCCAAGCAACATCACTGTGTTTCCATTCCCTTTATTAAACATGCATTATTCAACTTTGCAAATAGGTGTCTCCACATGGTGGTGAGAGATAAGACACCTACTGCCTGCATGGCATGGTAATGCTTTATACTTTTGCCTTATTACAAT contains these protein-coding regions:
- the LOC100705575 gene encoding migration and invasion enhancer 1, translated to MGVKVRVEYCGGUGYEPRYRELARVVKGEFSDADVTGVVGRTGSFEIEINGQLVFSKLESGGFPYEDDVMNAIQNAYDGKPLQKITKSRAPCVIM
- the si:ch211-214j24.15 gene encoding GTPase IMAP family member 8, producing MATSNLSTLDGWCTSQLKIVLLGGRDSGKNAVGNLILGKEEFGTKERTLCSSRIGEVAGLWLTVVNAPGWWCDSSAQSTPKLVKREIITSVALCSPGPHVFLIIIKATSVFSEKRRRALEEHMALLGDTVWSHCMVVFTCAEKYKDKNPEEYVERWGKALRWLSEKCSQRCHSVVPSDNSERTVLLAKIQKLVTENGNSVFEMQEKILRVNQEEKREMEERTRLRLMKMRKQRENKSKGVTNIRIVLLGAKGSGKTSALNTILARENNPKPIRTVRCQAGQEMVLGRLVTVVDTPGWWMNYFYDESSNFDRGELALSSYFCPPGPHVFLLVIRVDRAFTETYRRAAQEHLDMIGEHIWTHVILLFSFGDWLGDTPIEQYIESEGEALRWIVARCGNRYHVLNSKMKDKEFQVRELIAKIEKIITSCDNGCYYKLERKVLDQLEGTMRREKERARERLMKKKKQRQMARSQLENLEPLTELRVVLIGGPKTGKSSCGNTILSRDCFDTAAQTTSCTERQGNICGKMVVVADTPGCLSVTSDFLKASCAILLVVNLSSLFKDTWRKTLEKELEAGGDQLWSRCMVLFSYGDMLGDTSIEQHIESEGEPLQWLVEKCENRYHVLDNKNWGDGAQVKELIDLMEEMLVDEALLHRGDHMWKSVASAQEQQIGTEPLYKRAPEDFMRSRPEQSNNLPESLPYPSLNLSEDHSQLVVLPAGRTMELAGCIIVDQYRFMSYILSLLSGKQVLRLPKVAQHVPSPAPHNHPRVNSESLMDPIPRRLETTHLVSSQTQNEACIEQDLISVQSLCHPALIEQTLRRVSESGGLQTFIDQWGNSSLEELEAFIDLHFEIVWEEAMRSCQLPEPSHAVPKQDNAFGEAGEEVFASIHRKLSKLELLEEIKRDLAEQRKCVEQIWRIIQQLAYEITQGRNNTRQ